The following are from one region of the Capsicum annuum cultivar UCD-10X-F1 chromosome 1, UCD10Xv1.1, whole genome shotgun sequence genome:
- the LOC107840217 gene encoding 40S ribosomal protein S16 has translation MQKAEATPAAAESVQCFGRKKTAVAVTHCKRGRGLIKINGVPIELVQPEILRYKAFEPILLLGRHRFAGVDMRIRVKGGGHTSQIYAIRQSIAKALVAFYQKFVDEQQKKEIKDILIRYDRTLLVADPRRCEPKKFGGRGARSRFQKSYR, from the coding sequence ATGCAGAAGGCAGAAGCAACACCAGCTGCGGCAGAATCCGTCCAATGCTTCGGTCGCAAGAAGACAGCAGTAGCTGTCACTCACTGCAAGCGCGGCCGCGGTTTGATCAAAATCAACGGTGTTCCAATCGAGCTTGTTCAACCTGAAATCCTCCGTTACAAAGCCTTTGAACCTATTCTCCTCTTAGGCCGTCACCGTTTCGCTGGAGTCGACATGCGTATCCGTGTTAAAGGTGGTGGACATACTTCTCAGATCTATGCTATTCGTCAGTCCATTGCCAAAGCGCTTGTTGCCTTTTACCAGAAGTTTGTTGATGAGCAGCAGAAGAAGGAGATTAAGGATATTTTGATTAGGTATGATAGGACTTTGCTTGTTGCTGATCCCAGAAGATGTGAGCCCAAGAAGTTTGGTGGTCGTGGTGCTCGTTCTAGGTTCCAGAAATCTTACCGTTGA
- the LOC107840229 gene encoding CSC1-like protein At3g54510 isoform X4: MNIESLVVSAGINIGLAVFILSLFSLLKKQPFYSPIYYARRLSLGHRDVPDSHHRSFNLWRLVPEVDWIFRAVRVTEEEILHNSGLDVLVFVRIFKFGLWVHFSFLCFVSFYGMYLLYKEYNDIFIKRIQQICNRRHEPHQFTILVREIPLCSEHQTRGCNVDHFFSKHHPYSYQSSEILYDSKLLDNLLCQAKSLTKKIEDLRHLSSTKKHGRNSSVSGAWKYDAKIEQLEDMLQTLGREIRHIQCRMTIEQKELPVAFVAFNSRWGAVLAAQSQQHTNPLLWITEVAPEPRDVIWQNLAIQYRHLPLYRIVILVAASLLTIFFVLPVTAVQGIAKYDRLKKWFPPAMAVDLIPGLRSVVTGYLPSAILNGFIYIVPFAMIGLARLAGYISRSKKDINACNLVFYFLVGNVFFLSLLSGSLLDQIGESFSHPKDIPNRLASAVSAQADFFVTYILTNGLAGFSLEILQPGLLLWDALKSHTWDRGKKKRPYVYSLPYYRIVPFVALCMLIGIVYAVVSPLLLPFLVGYFLLGYAVFINQIEDVYITTYETCGLYWPYVHHYIIVAIILMQVTMIGLFGLKAKPSASFSVIPLMVVTILFNEYCKMRFLPTFNHVSIQLMLWYCVVRMQKTMMNLTRRMD, from the exons atgaatatagaGAGTTTAGTGGTATCAGCAGGCATTAACATTGGTTTAGCTGTCTTCattctttctcttttctctttactCAAAAAACAGCCTTTCTATTCTCCTATCTATTATGCTCGACGCCTCTCCTTAGGCCACCGTGACGTTCCTGATTCGCACCACCGTTCTTTTAATTTGTGGCGGTTGGTTCCGGAGGTCGACTGGATTTTTCGTGCAGTTCGGGTTACTGAGGAGGAGATTCTCCACAATTCTGGCCTTGATGTACTCGTTTTCGTTAGAATCTTCAAATTCGG GCTTTGGGtgcatttttctttcttgtgctTCGTCTCGTTTTATGGAATGTACCTTCTTTACAAG GAGTACAATGACATTTTTATCAAAAGGATTCAGCAGATATGTAACAGAAGGCATGAACCTCATCAATTCACCATTCTGGTTCGAGAAATTCCACTTTGCAGTGAGCACCAAACTCGTGGATGCAACGTAGACCACTTTTTTTCCAAACATCATCCATATTCATATCAGTCTTCTGAAATTTTATATGATTCGAAGCTTTTGGATAATCTACTA TGCCAGGCAAAGTCTCTCACAAAAAAGATTGAGGACCTGAGGCATCTTTCTTCTACTAAGAAACATGGTAGAAACTCATCTGTATCTGGTGCATGGAAATATGATGCTAAAATAGAGCAGCTGGAGGACATGCTTCAAACCCTTGGTCGTGAAATAAGGCATATACAATGCAGGATGACGATTGAGCAGAAG GAATTACCTGTGGCTTTTGTTGCATTTAATTCACGATGGGGCGCTGTTCTAGCTGCTCAATCTCAACAGCACACAAATCCACTCCTCTGGATCACTGAAGTGGCTCCAGAACCAAGAGACGTGATCTGGCAAAATTTGGCAATTCAATATCGTCATTTGCCACTGTACAGGATAGTGATACTTGTTGCAGCATCACTACTTACCATCTTCTTCGTGTTACCAGTCACAGCTGTTCAAGGAATTGCCAAATATGATCGCCTGAAGAAATGGTTTCCTCCTGCGATGGCTGTGGACTTGAT ACCGGGGTTAAGGTCCGTCGTCACGGGATATCTTCCTAGTGCCATTCTTAATGGTTTCATATACATTGTTCCATTTGCCATGATTGGACTGGCAAGATTAGCTGGTTATATCTCGCGGAGTAAGAAGGATATAAATGCATGCAACCTGGTGTTCTACTTCCTGGTAGGGAATGTATTTTTTCTAAGCTTGTTGTCAGGATCTTTACTAGATCAAATCGGCGAATCTTTCTCTCATCCCAAGGATATTCCCAACCGTCTAGCTAGTGCTGTCTCTGCTCAG GCAGATTTCTTCGTGACGTACATCCTGACAAATGGGCTGGCAGGATTCTCTTTAGAGATACTTCAGCCAGGATTACTTCTCTGGGATGCTCTTAAATCTCACACGTGGGACCGTGGAAAGAAGAAACGTCCTTATGTTTATTCACTACCTTATTATAGAATTGTTCCTTTTGTTGCTCTCTGCATGCTGATTGGGATTGTTTACGCGGTGGTCTCACCTTTGCTTCTTCCATTTCTAGTAGGCTACTTCCTGCTTGGATATGCAGTGTTCATCAACCAG ATTGAAGATGTATATATAACTACATACGAGACATGTGGTCTGTATTGGCCTTACGTTCATCACTACATTATAGTTGCGATCATACTTATGCAAGTCACAATGATCGGTCTTTTTGGACTGAAAGCTAAGCCTTCAGCTTCCTTCTCCGTTATCCCTCTCATGGTTGTCACTATTCTCTTTAACGAATATTGCAAGATGCGGTTTCTTCCTACTTTCAATCATGTCTCAATCCAG CTGATGTTATGGTACTGTGTCGTCAGGATGCAAAAAACAATGATGAACTTGACAAGAAGGATGGATTGA
- the LOC107840229 gene encoding CSC1-like protein At3g54510 isoform X2: MNIESLVVSAGINIGLAVFILSLFSLLKKQPFYSPIYYARRLSLGHRDVPDSHHRSFNLWRLVPEVDWIFRAVRVTEEEILHNSGLDVLVFVRIFKFGIRFFLVCSIVGLLVLLPLNYTGSNGPNMSSHSMDAFTISNISRGSDRLWVHFSFLCFVSFYGMYLLYKEYNDIFIKRIQQICNRRHEPHQFTILVREIPLCSEHQTRGCNVDHFFSKHHPYSYQSSEILYDSKLLDNLLCQAKSLTKKIEDLRHLSSTKKHGRNSSVSGAWKYDAKIEQLEDMLQTLGREIRHIQCRMTIEQKELPVAFVAFNSRWGAVLAAQSQQHTNPLLWITEVAPEPRDVIWQNLAIQYRHLPLYRIVILVAASLLTIFFVLPVTAVQGIAKYDRLKKWFPPAMAVDLIPGLRSVVTGYLPSAILNGFIYIVPFAMIGLARLAGYISRSKKDINACNLVFYFLVGNVFFLSLLSGSLLDQIGESFSHPKDIPNRLASAVSAQADFFVTYILTNGLAGFSLEILQPGLLLWDALKSHTWDRGKKKRPYVYSLPYYRIVPFVALCMLIGIVYAVVSPLLLPFLVGYFLLGYAVFINQIEDVYITTYETCGLYWPYVHHYIIVAIILMQVTMIGLFGLKAKPSASFSVIPLMVVTILFNEYCKMRFLPTFNHVSIQLMLWYCVVRMQKTMMNLTRRMD; the protein is encoded by the exons atgaatatagaGAGTTTAGTGGTATCAGCAGGCATTAACATTGGTTTAGCTGTCTTCattctttctcttttctctttactCAAAAAACAGCCTTTCTATTCTCCTATCTATTATGCTCGACGCCTCTCCTTAGGCCACCGTGACGTTCCTGATTCGCACCACCGTTCTTTTAATTTGTGGCGGTTGGTTCCGGAGGTCGACTGGATTTTTCGTGCAGTTCGGGTTACTGAGGAGGAGATTCTCCACAATTCTGGCCTTGATGTACTCGTTTTCGTTAGAATCTTCAAATTCGG GATCAGATTCTTTCTTGTTTGTTCTATAGTTGGGCTTCTGGTACTTCTCCCACTAAATTATACTGGGAGTAATGGACCAAATATGAGCTCTCATTCCATGGATGCTTTCACAATATCTAATATCAGCAGAGGCTCTGACAG GCTTTGGGtgcatttttctttcttgtgctTCGTCTCGTTTTATGGAATGTACCTTCTTTACAAG GAGTACAATGACATTTTTATCAAAAGGATTCAGCAGATATGTAACAGAAGGCATGAACCTCATCAATTCACCATTCTGGTTCGAGAAATTCCACTTTGCAGTGAGCACCAAACTCGTGGATGCAACGTAGACCACTTTTTTTCCAAACATCATCCATATTCATATCAGTCTTCTGAAATTTTATATGATTCGAAGCTTTTGGATAATCTACTA TGCCAGGCAAAGTCTCTCACAAAAAAGATTGAGGACCTGAGGCATCTTTCTTCTACTAAGAAACATGGTAGAAACTCATCTGTATCTGGTGCATGGAAATATGATGCTAAAATAGAGCAGCTGGAGGACATGCTTCAAACCCTTGGTCGTGAAATAAGGCATATACAATGCAGGATGACGATTGAGCAGAAG GAATTACCTGTGGCTTTTGTTGCATTTAATTCACGATGGGGCGCTGTTCTAGCTGCTCAATCTCAACAGCACACAAATCCACTCCTCTGGATCACTGAAGTGGCTCCAGAACCAAGAGACGTGATCTGGCAAAATTTGGCAATTCAATATCGTCATTTGCCACTGTACAGGATAGTGATACTTGTTGCAGCATCACTACTTACCATCTTCTTCGTGTTACCAGTCACAGCTGTTCAAGGAATTGCCAAATATGATCGCCTGAAGAAATGGTTTCCTCCTGCGATGGCTGTGGACTTGAT ACCGGGGTTAAGGTCCGTCGTCACGGGATATCTTCCTAGTGCCATTCTTAATGGTTTCATATACATTGTTCCATTTGCCATGATTGGACTGGCAAGATTAGCTGGTTATATCTCGCGGAGTAAGAAGGATATAAATGCATGCAACCTGGTGTTCTACTTCCTGGTAGGGAATGTATTTTTTCTAAGCTTGTTGTCAGGATCTTTACTAGATCAAATCGGCGAATCTTTCTCTCATCCCAAGGATATTCCCAACCGTCTAGCTAGTGCTGTCTCTGCTCAG GCAGATTTCTTCGTGACGTACATCCTGACAAATGGGCTGGCAGGATTCTCTTTAGAGATACTTCAGCCAGGATTACTTCTCTGGGATGCTCTTAAATCTCACACGTGGGACCGTGGAAAGAAGAAACGTCCTTATGTTTATTCACTACCTTATTATAGAATTGTTCCTTTTGTTGCTCTCTGCATGCTGATTGGGATTGTTTACGCGGTGGTCTCACCTTTGCTTCTTCCATTTCTAGTAGGCTACTTCCTGCTTGGATATGCAGTGTTCATCAACCAG ATTGAAGATGTATATATAACTACATACGAGACATGTGGTCTGTATTGGCCTTACGTTCATCACTACATTATAGTTGCGATCATACTTATGCAAGTCACAATGATCGGTCTTTTTGGACTGAAAGCTAAGCCTTCAGCTTCCTTCTCCGTTATCCCTCTCATGGTTGTCACTATTCTCTTTAACGAATATTGCAAGATGCGGTTTCTTCCTACTTTCAATCATGTCTCAATCCAG CTGATGTTATGGTACTGTGTCGTCAGGATGCAAAAAACAATGATGAACTTGACAAGAAGGATGGATTGA
- the LOC107840229 gene encoding CSC1-like protein At3g54510 isoform X1, with amino-acid sequence MNIESLVVSAGINIGLAVFILSLFSLLKKQPFYSPIYYARRLSLGHRDVPDSHHRSFNLWRLVPEVDWIFRAVRVTEEEILHNSGLDVLVFVRIFKFGIRFFLVCSIVGLLVLLPLNYTGSNGPNMSSHSMDAFTISNISRGSDRLWVHFSFLCFVSFYGMYLLYKEYNDIFIKRIQQICNRRHEPHQFTILVREIPLCSEHQTRGCNVDHFFSKHHPYSYQSSEILYDSKLLDNLLCQAKSLTKKIEDLRHLSSTKKHGRNSSVSGAWKYDAKIEQLEDMLQTLGREIRHIQCRMTIEQKELPVAFVAFNSRWGAVLAAQSQQHTNPLLWITEVAPEPRDVIWQNLAIQYRHLPLYRIVILVAASLLTIFFVLPVTAVQGIAKYDRLKKWFPPAMAVDLIPGLRSVVTGYLPSAILNGFIYIVPFAMIGLARLAGYISRSKKDINACNLVFYFLVGNVFFLSLLSGSLLDQIGESFSHPKDIPNRLASAVSAQADFFVTYILTNGLAGFSLEILQPGLLLWDALKSHTWDRGKKKRPYVYSLPYYRIVPFVALCMLIGIVYAVVSPLLLPFLVGYFLLGYAVFINQIEDVYITTYETCGLYWPYVHHYIIVAIILMQVTMIGLFGLKAKPSASFSVIPLMVVTILFNEYCKMRFLPTFNHVSIQDAKNNDELDKKDGLMEENVRKALDAYSPPCLQPLDLGLEGTSSTKPFLSPT; translated from the exons atgaatatagaGAGTTTAGTGGTATCAGCAGGCATTAACATTGGTTTAGCTGTCTTCattctttctcttttctctttactCAAAAAACAGCCTTTCTATTCTCCTATCTATTATGCTCGACGCCTCTCCTTAGGCCACCGTGACGTTCCTGATTCGCACCACCGTTCTTTTAATTTGTGGCGGTTGGTTCCGGAGGTCGACTGGATTTTTCGTGCAGTTCGGGTTACTGAGGAGGAGATTCTCCACAATTCTGGCCTTGATGTACTCGTTTTCGTTAGAATCTTCAAATTCGG GATCAGATTCTTTCTTGTTTGTTCTATAGTTGGGCTTCTGGTACTTCTCCCACTAAATTATACTGGGAGTAATGGACCAAATATGAGCTCTCATTCCATGGATGCTTTCACAATATCTAATATCAGCAGAGGCTCTGACAG GCTTTGGGtgcatttttctttcttgtgctTCGTCTCGTTTTATGGAATGTACCTTCTTTACAAG GAGTACAATGACATTTTTATCAAAAGGATTCAGCAGATATGTAACAGAAGGCATGAACCTCATCAATTCACCATTCTGGTTCGAGAAATTCCACTTTGCAGTGAGCACCAAACTCGTGGATGCAACGTAGACCACTTTTTTTCCAAACATCATCCATATTCATATCAGTCTTCTGAAATTTTATATGATTCGAAGCTTTTGGATAATCTACTA TGCCAGGCAAAGTCTCTCACAAAAAAGATTGAGGACCTGAGGCATCTTTCTTCTACTAAGAAACATGGTAGAAACTCATCTGTATCTGGTGCATGGAAATATGATGCTAAAATAGAGCAGCTGGAGGACATGCTTCAAACCCTTGGTCGTGAAATAAGGCATATACAATGCAGGATGACGATTGAGCAGAAG GAATTACCTGTGGCTTTTGTTGCATTTAATTCACGATGGGGCGCTGTTCTAGCTGCTCAATCTCAACAGCACACAAATCCACTCCTCTGGATCACTGAAGTGGCTCCAGAACCAAGAGACGTGATCTGGCAAAATTTGGCAATTCAATATCGTCATTTGCCACTGTACAGGATAGTGATACTTGTTGCAGCATCACTACTTACCATCTTCTTCGTGTTACCAGTCACAGCTGTTCAAGGAATTGCCAAATATGATCGCCTGAAGAAATGGTTTCCTCCTGCGATGGCTGTGGACTTGAT ACCGGGGTTAAGGTCCGTCGTCACGGGATATCTTCCTAGTGCCATTCTTAATGGTTTCATATACATTGTTCCATTTGCCATGATTGGACTGGCAAGATTAGCTGGTTATATCTCGCGGAGTAAGAAGGATATAAATGCATGCAACCTGGTGTTCTACTTCCTGGTAGGGAATGTATTTTTTCTAAGCTTGTTGTCAGGATCTTTACTAGATCAAATCGGCGAATCTTTCTCTCATCCCAAGGATATTCCCAACCGTCTAGCTAGTGCTGTCTCTGCTCAG GCAGATTTCTTCGTGACGTACATCCTGACAAATGGGCTGGCAGGATTCTCTTTAGAGATACTTCAGCCAGGATTACTTCTCTGGGATGCTCTTAAATCTCACACGTGGGACCGTGGAAAGAAGAAACGTCCTTATGTTTATTCACTACCTTATTATAGAATTGTTCCTTTTGTTGCTCTCTGCATGCTGATTGGGATTGTTTACGCGGTGGTCTCACCTTTGCTTCTTCCATTTCTAGTAGGCTACTTCCTGCTTGGATATGCAGTGTTCATCAACCAG ATTGAAGATGTATATATAACTACATACGAGACATGTGGTCTGTATTGGCCTTACGTTCATCACTACATTATAGTTGCGATCATACTTATGCAAGTCACAATGATCGGTCTTTTTGGACTGAAAGCTAAGCCTTCAGCTTCCTTCTCCGTTATCCCTCTCATGGTTGTCACTATTCTCTTTAACGAATATTGCAAGATGCGGTTTCTTCCTACTTTCAATCATGTCTCAATCCAG GATGCAAAAAACAATGATGAACTTGACAAGAAGGATGGATTGATGGAGGAGAATGTCCGGAAGGCTCTTGATGCTTATTCTCCTCCATGTTTGCAACCCTTGGACCTCGGGCTAGAAGGAACGAGCTCCACCAAGCCATTTCTATCTCCAACATAG
- the LOC107840229 gene encoding CSC1-like protein At3g54510 isoform X3: MNIESLVVSAGINIGLAVFILSLFSLLKKQPFYSPIYYARRLSLGHRDVPDSHHRSFNLWRLVPEVDWIFRAVRVTEEEILHNSGLDVLVFVRIFKFGLWVHFSFLCFVSFYGMYLLYKEYNDIFIKRIQQICNRRHEPHQFTILVREIPLCSEHQTRGCNVDHFFSKHHPYSYQSSEILYDSKLLDNLLCQAKSLTKKIEDLRHLSSTKKHGRNSSVSGAWKYDAKIEQLEDMLQTLGREIRHIQCRMTIEQKELPVAFVAFNSRWGAVLAAQSQQHTNPLLWITEVAPEPRDVIWQNLAIQYRHLPLYRIVILVAASLLTIFFVLPVTAVQGIAKYDRLKKWFPPAMAVDLIPGLRSVVTGYLPSAILNGFIYIVPFAMIGLARLAGYISRSKKDINACNLVFYFLVGNVFFLSLLSGSLLDQIGESFSHPKDIPNRLASAVSAQADFFVTYILTNGLAGFSLEILQPGLLLWDALKSHTWDRGKKKRPYVYSLPYYRIVPFVALCMLIGIVYAVVSPLLLPFLVGYFLLGYAVFINQIEDVYITTYETCGLYWPYVHHYIIVAIILMQVTMIGLFGLKAKPSASFSVIPLMVVTILFNEYCKMRFLPTFNHVSIQDAKNNDELDKKDGLMEENVRKALDAYSPPCLQPLDLGLEGTSSTKPFLSPT, translated from the exons atgaatatagaGAGTTTAGTGGTATCAGCAGGCATTAACATTGGTTTAGCTGTCTTCattctttctcttttctctttactCAAAAAACAGCCTTTCTATTCTCCTATCTATTATGCTCGACGCCTCTCCTTAGGCCACCGTGACGTTCCTGATTCGCACCACCGTTCTTTTAATTTGTGGCGGTTGGTTCCGGAGGTCGACTGGATTTTTCGTGCAGTTCGGGTTACTGAGGAGGAGATTCTCCACAATTCTGGCCTTGATGTACTCGTTTTCGTTAGAATCTTCAAATTCGG GCTTTGGGtgcatttttctttcttgtgctTCGTCTCGTTTTATGGAATGTACCTTCTTTACAAG GAGTACAATGACATTTTTATCAAAAGGATTCAGCAGATATGTAACAGAAGGCATGAACCTCATCAATTCACCATTCTGGTTCGAGAAATTCCACTTTGCAGTGAGCACCAAACTCGTGGATGCAACGTAGACCACTTTTTTTCCAAACATCATCCATATTCATATCAGTCTTCTGAAATTTTATATGATTCGAAGCTTTTGGATAATCTACTA TGCCAGGCAAAGTCTCTCACAAAAAAGATTGAGGACCTGAGGCATCTTTCTTCTACTAAGAAACATGGTAGAAACTCATCTGTATCTGGTGCATGGAAATATGATGCTAAAATAGAGCAGCTGGAGGACATGCTTCAAACCCTTGGTCGTGAAATAAGGCATATACAATGCAGGATGACGATTGAGCAGAAG GAATTACCTGTGGCTTTTGTTGCATTTAATTCACGATGGGGCGCTGTTCTAGCTGCTCAATCTCAACAGCACACAAATCCACTCCTCTGGATCACTGAAGTGGCTCCAGAACCAAGAGACGTGATCTGGCAAAATTTGGCAATTCAATATCGTCATTTGCCACTGTACAGGATAGTGATACTTGTTGCAGCATCACTACTTACCATCTTCTTCGTGTTACCAGTCACAGCTGTTCAAGGAATTGCCAAATATGATCGCCTGAAGAAATGGTTTCCTCCTGCGATGGCTGTGGACTTGAT ACCGGGGTTAAGGTCCGTCGTCACGGGATATCTTCCTAGTGCCATTCTTAATGGTTTCATATACATTGTTCCATTTGCCATGATTGGACTGGCAAGATTAGCTGGTTATATCTCGCGGAGTAAGAAGGATATAAATGCATGCAACCTGGTGTTCTACTTCCTGGTAGGGAATGTATTTTTTCTAAGCTTGTTGTCAGGATCTTTACTAGATCAAATCGGCGAATCTTTCTCTCATCCCAAGGATATTCCCAACCGTCTAGCTAGTGCTGTCTCTGCTCAG GCAGATTTCTTCGTGACGTACATCCTGACAAATGGGCTGGCAGGATTCTCTTTAGAGATACTTCAGCCAGGATTACTTCTCTGGGATGCTCTTAAATCTCACACGTGGGACCGTGGAAAGAAGAAACGTCCTTATGTTTATTCACTACCTTATTATAGAATTGTTCCTTTTGTTGCTCTCTGCATGCTGATTGGGATTGTTTACGCGGTGGTCTCACCTTTGCTTCTTCCATTTCTAGTAGGCTACTTCCTGCTTGGATATGCAGTGTTCATCAACCAG ATTGAAGATGTATATATAACTACATACGAGACATGTGGTCTGTATTGGCCTTACGTTCATCACTACATTATAGTTGCGATCATACTTATGCAAGTCACAATGATCGGTCTTTTTGGACTGAAAGCTAAGCCTTCAGCTTCCTTCTCCGTTATCCCTCTCATGGTTGTCACTATTCTCTTTAACGAATATTGCAAGATGCGGTTTCTTCCTACTTTCAATCATGTCTCAATCCAG GATGCAAAAAACAATGATGAACTTGACAAGAAGGATGGATTGATGGAGGAGAATGTCCGGAAGGCTCTTGATGCTTATTCTCCTCCATGTTTGCAACCCTTGGACCTCGGGCTAGAAGGAACGAGCTCCACCAAGCCATTTCTATCTCCAACATAG